Within Streptomyces albofaciens JCM 4342, the genomic segment GCGCGGTGTGGCCTGTGTCGCGTCCGGGTCGGCCGCCCGCGTGCGCCGGCCACGTGCGCCGCCCCGCCCGCCCGGCATGCCCACCGGCTCGCGCCGCCGCTGCGCGCTGTCGCTGATACGGATGAGCAGCGCCACCATGACCCAGTTCGCGACCAGCGACGATCCGCCCTTGGCCAGGAACGGCAGGGCCTTGCCGGTGAGGGGTATCAGCCCGGTGACGCCGCCGGACACGACGAAGACCTGGAGCAGCAGCGCGCTGGCCAGGCCCACCGCCAGCAGCTTGCCGAAGGGGTCGCGGGCGGTGAGCCCCACCCGCAGGCCGCGCTGCGCGAGCAGGACGTACAGGAGCAGTACGGCCATCACGCCGGCCAGGCCCAGTTCCTCGCCGACGGTGGTGAGGATGAAGTCGCTGTTGCCCGCGAAGCCGATCAGTTCGGGGTGGCCCTGGCCCAGGCCCGTACCGCTGATGCCGCCGCTGCCGAAGCTGAACAGCGCCTGGGCGGCCTGGTCGGATATCAGGCCCGGCGGCCGCTCCTTCTCCGGCAGGAAGATGTCCATGGGGTGCAGCCAGGCCATCACCCGGCCCTTGACGTGCGGCTCGGTCATGCCGACGACGGCGGCGCCGACCACGGCCATGGCCAGGCCGCACAGCACCCAGCTGGTGCGCTCGGTGGCCATGTAGAGCGTGATCACGAAGAGCCCGAAGAAGATCAGCGACGTACCGAGGTCGCGCTCGAAGACCAGCACCAGCAGGCTGATGACCCATATCGTGAAGATCGGCCCGAGCTGGCGGCCGGGCGGCAGCTGGACGCCCATCACCCGGCGTCCGGTGAGCGCGAGCGCGTCGCGGTTCAGGGTCAGATAGCCCGCGAAGAACACCGCGATCATTATTTTCACGAACTCGCCGGGCTGCAGCGACAGCGGCCCGACGAATATCCAGCGCTTGGCGCCGTACGTGTCCGCGGTGAAGAACGCCGGGGCCATCAGCAGCACCAGCGCGACGGCCATCGTCAGGTAGATGTAGCGCTGGAGGAAGCGGTGGTCGCGCAGCAGCATCAGCGTGGCCGTGCAGACCGCCACCCCGATCACCGTCCACACCAGCTGCCCGCCCGCCGCCGGGGTCATGTGCAGGCTCGGTTTGGCCGCGTACGTGATGTCGAGGCGGTTCAGCAGCACCAGGCCGATGCCGGACAGCAGTGTGGCGAGCGGCAGGATCAGCGGGTCGGCGCGCGGCGCGAAGCGGCGGACGACCAGGTGCGGCACGAGCGCCATGAAGAACATGGCGGCGGCGAAGCCGGGCAGCCCGTCAGGCAGCCTGCCGGTCATCGACAGACCGGTGTACGTGTAGCCGAAGACCGTGATCAGCATGGCGAAGGCCAGCAGCCACATCTCCGTACGCCGCCGGTTGGGGGCCTGGGCCAGGGCGGCGAACGTCATCGTGCGCTCGGCGTCGCTCTCCGGGCCCTCGGGGGGCCGGAGCGAGCTCGTCAGTCCACGCACGGGATGCCTCCGCCATCGATTATGGGAGCCGTCTGCCCGGAACCTCCCGCCCCGGAACCGGACTCCACCGCCGATGAAGAAGACGAGGGCGACGGTTGCAGGGTTCCCGCAGGTGAGCGAGGTGCGCCGGAGGCGGCACCGGACCCGGCCGAGGCCTCGGGCGCGGCGGAGCCGCCGTTCGCGGCGCCCGTCTCCCGGGCGACCAGCCGCCGTATCTTCCGCGGATCGACCAGGTTCACGTCTTCGCCGCGGTGCTTGGCGAAGCCCTCGACGGGCAGTGTGGAGAATCGTACGTTACCGCCCGAAAGGTTCTTCGCCTGCCGGACGAACGACAGCAGGTCCCAGCCCTCGTCGATCACCAGGTCCTGCTTGGCGACGTCCATCAGCCTCAGCAGCCGCAGCGGGTCGGTGAAGGTGCCCGCCGAGTTCAGCTTGTGCGTGGCGGACGCCAGGAACGCCTGCTGGCGGCGCGTACGGTCCAGGTCGCCGGCGGGCAGGCCGTGCCGCTGCCGTACGAACGCCAGCGACTGCGGCCCGTCCAGGGTCTGCCGCCCGGCCGGGAAGTCGGCGCCCGAGTACCGGTCCTTGACCGGGTGCTTCAGACACACCGGTACGCCGTCGAGCGCGTCCGCGATGTGCAGGAAGCCCACCAGGCTGACCTCGGCGAAGTGGTCGACCGGCACGCCGAGGAAGGCGCGTACCGTCTCGATCTCGGCCCGGCGCCCGGCCTCCCGCCCCTCCCGCTCCAGCCGGTCGTGGTCGGTGACGCCCTGGCGCGCGAGCCGGTCCTCCACGGCGGCCTTGGCCAGCCCGTACGCCTTCTTGATCTTGTCCTTGCCGTGTCCCGGTATGTCCACGAGGTCGTCGCGCGGAATGGAGAACGCGGTGGCCCGCCCGCCGTCGGCGGGCACGTGCAGCAGGATCAGCGTGTTCGTGTTGTAGCCGCCGATGTCGGAAGAGGCGCCCGCGTGCAGCTTTGCCAGCACGTCCTTCGGCAGATCATTGCCGTCGCGGTCCTTGCGGCTGTCCAGCCCCATCAACAGGATGTTGGTCGCCCCGCCGGACGACTTCGGCGCGCCGTCGCCGAGCGCCCGCGACGAGCCGATCTGCCCGGCCAGGTCCCGGTAGAAGTACCAGCCCGCACCGGCGGCGCACAGCAGGAGCGCACAGACACACAGCAGGAGCCCGCGCAGCACACGGCGCCGCGGTCTGCGCCGGCGTCCCTGCGGGCGGGGTGCGTCCGGGGCGATGGGCCTGCGACGGTGCTTCATCCGACCAGGCTGGCCGGGCGGGGCTGAAGGAAGCCTGAAGGTACTGAAGGCGACTTCAGGAGCGAACGGGGGACCGGGGAGCCCCGGAGCCTCCGGGCAGGACGGCCACGAAGCGCGCGCCGGACCCCCCGTCCTCCCGGTCCCGTACGGACAGATCGCCGCCGTGCGCACGGGCGATGTCGCGGGCGATGGCCAGGCCCAGCCCCGTACCGCCGGTCTCGCGGTCGCGCGCCGCGTCGAGGCGGGCGAAGCGTTCGAAGACCCGCTCGCGGGCGGGCGGCGGGATGCCGGGCCCGTCGTCCACCACTTCCAGTACGGTCCGGTCCGGTACGGCGGTGCCCACCAGGGCCCGCGCGATGACCCGGACCTCCGACGCCGCGTGGCGCAGCGCGTTGTCGACCAGGTTGGTGAGCAGGCGCTCCAGCTGCGCAGGGTCACCCCGTACGGGTACCGGCTCGTCGGCCACCACCACCAGCCGGGGCCCGCCGCGCCCCGGCCGGCGCGCGGCCTCCTCGGCCGCCAGCAGGGCCAGGTCGACGGGCTCGGCGGCACGCGGGGCGTGCGCGTCGAGACGGGCCAGGAGGAGCAGGTCGGCGGCGATCCGCTGGAGGCGCTCGACGTCGCGGAGGGCCGCGCGTACGGAGGAGCGGTCGGACCCCTCGTTGGCCGCGGCCAGCGCGACCTCCAGCCGGGAGCGCACGGCCGCGATCGGATTCCGCAGCTCGTGCGACGCGTCGGCGACGAACTGGCGCTGCCGGGTGACGGCCTGTTCCAGCCGGTCCAGGGTGGCGTTGACCGTACGGGCCATCAGCGCGATCTCGTCACCGCCCGCGGGGTCCGGCACCCGCCGGTCCAGCTCGCTCTCGCTGACCGCGGCCAGCTCCCTGCGGATCGCGGTGACCGGGCGCAGCGCCAGCCCGGTCACCGCCCAGGCGATGGCGGCGGCCAGCGCGATCAGCGGCGGGGCGCTGGCGAGCAGGGCGACGCCGATGGCGTGGGTGGCGTCGTCCACGTCCGAGAGCACGGTGACCGCGTACACGTACCGCACCCGGCCGCTCTCGCCCGGCGGCGTGGCCCGCACCACGACCACGTCCGCGCGCGAGCCGCCCGCCGTCGCGGCCGGGGCGCCGGTCAGGACACGGTCGGCGGAATCCTGTCCCGGGGACGGGCGCAGCCCCCGCA encodes:
- a CDS encoding FtsW/RodA/SpoVE family cell cycle protein, coding for MTFAALAQAPNRRRTEMWLLAFAMLITVFGYTYTGLSMTGRLPDGLPGFAAAMFFMALVPHLVVRRFAPRADPLILPLATLLSGIGLVLLNRLDITYAAKPSLHMTPAAGGQLVWTVIGVAVCTATLMLLRDHRFLQRYIYLTMAVALVLLMAPAFFTADTYGAKRWIFVGPLSLQPGEFVKIMIAVFFAGYLTLNRDALALTGRRVMGVQLPPGRQLGPIFTIWVISLLVLVFERDLGTSLIFFGLFVITLYMATERTSWVLCGLAMAVVGAAVVGMTEPHVKGRVMAWLHPMDIFLPEKERPPGLISDQAAQALFSFGSGGISGTGLGQGHPELIGFAGNSDFILTTVGEELGLAGVMAVLLLYVLLAQRGLRVGLTARDPFGKLLAVGLASALLLQVFVVSGGVTGLIPLTGKALPFLAKGGSSLVANWVMVALLIRISDSAQRRREPVGMPGGRGGARGRRTRAADPDATQATPRVVAALPGPAAQGGGGRARGHGRRARRARG
- a CDS encoding LCP family protein → MKHRRRPIAPDAPRPQGRRRRPRRRVLRGLLLCVCALLLCAAGAGWYFYRDLAGQIGSSRALGDGAPKSSGGATNILLMGLDSRKDRDGNDLPKDVLAKLHAGASSDIGGYNTNTLILLHVPADGGRATAFSIPRDDLVDIPGHGKDKIKKAYGLAKAAVEDRLARQGVTDHDRLEREGREAGRRAEIETVRAFLGVPVDHFAEVSLVGFLHIADALDGVPVCLKHPVKDRYSGADFPAGRQTLDGPQSLAFVRQRHGLPAGDLDRTRRQQAFLASATHKLNSAGTFTDPLRLLRLMDVAKQDLVIDEGWDLLSFVRQAKNLSGGNVRFSTLPVEGFAKHRGEDVNLVDPRKIRRLVARETGAANGGSAAPEASAGSGAASGAPRSPAGTLQPSPSSSSSAVESGSGAGGSGQTAPIIDGGGIPCVD
- a CDS encoding sensor histidine kinase translates to MRTEVRLRPASMRGRSAAAAALAMALVLAVGGGWLYALLRANLLDNTTSRTEVAARKVAAQADTGALPGVLASPADGVDLVLVLDDAGRVVASSLRSADPLAAELRGLRPSPGQDSADRVLTGAPAATAGGSRADVVVVRATPPGESGRVRYVYAVTVLSDVDDATHAIGVALLASAPPLIALAAAIAWAVTGLALRPVTAIRRELAAVSESELDRRVPDPAGGDEIALMARTVNATLDRLEQAVTRQRQFVADASHELRNPIAAVRSRLEVALAAANEGSDRSSVRAALRDVERLQRIAADLLLLARLDAHAPRAAEPVDLALLAAEEAARRPGRGGPRLVVVADEPVPVRGDPAQLERLLTNLVDNALRHAASEVRVIARALVGTAVPDRTVLEVVDDGPGIPPPARERVFERFARLDAARDRETGGTGLGLAIARDIARAHGGDLSVRDREDGGSGARFVAVLPGGSGAPRSPVRS